Proteins from a single region of Alloscardovia omnicolens:
- a CDS encoding YraN family protein, protein MNTQTCLPSPVHTCNPAQDLGRFGEEYSCQYIRNLGWSILDRNWRCRFGEIDIVALSPATNHSGTPILVFLEVKTRRSDAFGDPLEAITPVKCLHMRKAAMAWLAQHHTKTPQVVRFDAIGMIVDGSQVRSLTHIRRIV, encoded by the coding sequence ATGAATACACAAACTTGCTTACCATCACCAGTACATACATGCAACCCAGCTCAAGATCTAGGACGCTTTGGCGAAGAATATTCCTGCCAATATATTCGCAATCTTGGGTGGAGCATCCTCGATAGAAATTGGCGATGCCGTTTTGGAGAAATTGACATTGTTGCTTTATCTCCAGCCACCAATCACAGTGGCACGCCGATTCTAGTTTTTCTTGAAGTCAAAACAAGACGTTCTGACGCTTTCGGAGATCCTTTAGAAGCCATTACGCCCGTGAAATGTCTTCATATGCGCAAAGCCGCTATGGCATGGTTAGCCCAGCATCATACAAAAACACCGCAAGTTGTGCGTTTTGATGCTATTGGCATGATTGTTGATGGTTCTCAAGTGCGCAGTTTAACGCATATTAGGAGGATTGTGTGA
- a CDS encoding DNA-processing protein DprA, with translation MITIFAVLNLSIAQETDMYSPTNTAVAKAVLTYASNGVDPLCTYLATHYRDGNVVALVQRLQELSLAYQNKRVVPEYEDIYDCIMQERYSKQIEKLLSQRIVSWLIALEPYARMSITSLANAMTSNYRYWIIDSASPAWPCQLGDINVHTDSRTPLCLWGLGNINALRSCDRPISIVGSRSVDSYGRYVAFHAGKYAAMHGHVVVSGGALGADAAAHWGALAAADVMDEAGRTVAVMAGGLHHIGPTRNTTLFDRIVRTHGAIISELAPQVVPEPYRFLERNRLIAALGSTLIVAQAQHRSGALNTATWAAEMNRQVLAAPGNINQPYNTGCNRLIYEGKASVLISATDMSDVCHQSHDPYDVSNPSTDNVLNPP, from the coding sequence ATGATTACGATATTCGCTGTGCTCAATCTCTCTATTGCTCAGGAGACTGATATGTATTCCCCAACCAATACCGCTGTTGCTAAAGCTGTGCTGACTTATGCGAGTAACGGAGTCGATCCTCTGTGCACATATTTGGCAACACATTATCGCGATGGCAATGTTGTAGCACTTGTTCAGCGTCTACAAGAATTAAGTCTTGCTTATCAGAATAAACGTGTTGTACCTGAATATGAGGATATATATGACTGTATTATGCAAGAACGCTATAGCAAACAGATTGAGAAGCTGCTGTCTCAACGTATTGTCTCGTGGCTGATTGCTTTGGAACCGTATGCGCGTATGAGCATAACCTCTTTAGCAAACGCAATGACAAGTAATTACCGCTATTGGATTATTGATTCAGCAAGCCCTGCATGGCCTTGTCAACTTGGCGATATTAATGTGCATACCGATTCACGCACGCCGCTTTGCTTATGGGGACTAGGAAACATCAATGCTTTGCGTTCCTGCGATCGTCCTATCAGTATTGTGGGTTCACGTTCGGTAGACTCGTATGGACGCTATGTGGCTTTTCATGCAGGAAAATATGCTGCCATGCATGGTCACGTGGTTGTTTCTGGTGGAGCCTTAGGCGCTGATGCTGCAGCACATTGGGGTGCTTTGGCAGCTGCGGATGTGATGGATGAAGCTGGTCGCACTGTGGCAGTTATGGCTGGAGGTTTGCACCATATAGGACCGACGCGGAATACAACACTATTTGATCGCATAGTGCGCACACATGGCGCGATTATCAGCGAGCTTGCTCCTCAGGTTGTACCTGAACCATATAGGTTTTTAGAACGCAATCGTCTTATTGCTGCTTTGGGATCAACGCTCATCGTAGCTCAAGCTCAACATCGTTCTGGAGCTTTAAATACAGCTACATGGGCAGCTGAAATGAATAGGCAGGTTCTGGCAGCCCCCGGAAATATTAATCAGCCATACAATACGGGATGTAATCGGCTTATTTATGAAGGTAAAGCCTCTGTGTTGATTTCTGCTACGGATATGAGCGATGTATGTCATCAATCTCATGATCCGTATGATGTTTCTAACCCTTCCACTGATAACGTTCTAAATCCACCTTAA
- the tsaD gene encoding tRNA (adenosine(37)-N6)-threonylcarbamoyltransferase complex transferase subunit TsaD, producing the protein MSEPIILGIESTCDETAAAVVQGKKLVSNVVASSMDEHARYGGVIPEIASRAHTESFVPVVSQALADANLELSDIDAIAVSAGPGLAGCLAVGVSGAKSLAWAAHKPIYGINHVIGHVAVTQLQFGDIPDNTLALIVSGGHTSILQVNNIATDVRVIGTTLDDAAGECFDKVARLLGFPYPGEPHIDRHAQQGNPQALRVPQGLTQGKAAAAHPYDFSFSGVKTAVARWIEAQVAEGHEINVDDVCAALADSVASVLANKTMKAARSLDSHTVIVGGGFSANSQLRAALVQAGQRYGVDVRIPEIKLCTDNGAMVAMLGSNLVSAGVEPSNPDFSIDSSMSLNTVCM; encoded by the coding sequence ATGAGTGAACCAATTATTTTGGGTATTGAATCCACCTGCGATGAAACCGCTGCAGCTGTTGTACAGGGCAAAAAATTAGTATCTAATGTTGTGGCATCATCAATGGATGAGCACGCACGATATGGGGGAGTTATTCCTGAAATTGCTTCACGCGCTCATACGGAATCATTTGTGCCTGTGGTGTCGCAAGCTTTAGCTGACGCAAATCTGGAATTGAGTGATATTGATGCTATAGCAGTGTCTGCAGGCCCAGGTTTAGCAGGATGCTTGGCTGTGGGAGTGTCTGGTGCGAAATCTTTGGCATGGGCTGCACATAAGCCAATTTACGGCATTAATCATGTGATCGGCCATGTTGCCGTTACTCAGCTGCAATTCGGTGATATTCCCGATAACACTTTGGCGTTAATCGTTTCGGGTGGACATACCTCAATTTTGCAGGTGAACAATATTGCTACCGATGTGCGCGTTATCGGCACCACTTTAGACGATGCAGCCGGGGAATGTTTCGATAAAGTTGCACGCTTGCTAGGTTTCCCATACCCTGGTGAACCTCATATTGATCGCCATGCTCAGCAGGGTAATCCTCAAGCATTGCGAGTACCTCAGGGATTAACCCAGGGCAAAGCTGCAGCAGCGCATCCATATGATTTTAGTTTCTCCGGCGTAAAAACTGCTGTGGCACGATGGATCGAAGCGCAGGTGGCTGAAGGTCATGAGATTAATGTAGACGATGTGTGTGCTGCATTAGCTGATTCAGTGGCATCGGTTTTGGCCAATAAAACAATGAAAGCTGCTCGTTCACTTGACTCGCATACTGTTATTGTGGGTGGCGGATTTAGTGCAAATTCTCAATTACGTGCGGCACTTGTGCAGGCTGGTCAGCGTTATGGTGTGGACGTGCGGATCCCTGAGATTAAACTGTGCACGGATAATGGTGCTATGGTTGCTATGCTCGGATCGAATTTAGTGAGTGCTGGAGTAGAGCCATCGAATCCTGATTTTTCGATTGACTCTTCGATGAGTTTGAATACTGTGTGCATGTAG
- the nhaA gene encoding Na+/H+ antiporter NhaA, with the protein MTSQPRKHRPVRPSSASRRSKKSAFLHAIKVIKRIAASDRISGMIMLGAALIGFMCANLSFTYPAFESLRETVIAIPFLHLHLTVDQWAQDGLLTIFFLVVGLDLKRELTTGSLSNMKAAAVPMISAVGGMIAPALIFVGIVCAWGLASGGVESVANGQTFSLAQVSQGWAIPTATDIAFSLTVLSLFARAIPGALRAFLMTLATVDDLLGIIIIAVFFSELHHGWWAFGILAGAALWSWSIRRRHVPWILVVAAGMMMWFSMHELGIHPTLSGVLAGLLTPSRPLYAEHDARAGRYLHKIEPFSALIALPIFAFFATGVHFDELSLGLFASPVVLGVLIALVIGKPVGILIFSWISTHVLRFTLPAGLKVRDLIPVSTACGIGFTVAFLMSSLAYSQPELSNEARFGVLIGSLVSAAVASALLKRQSDGYARKADEC; encoded by the coding sequence ATGACGTCACAGCCGCGTAAGCATCGCCCAGTCCGACCGAGTAGTGCCTCGCGACGAAGTAAAAAATCAGCTTTTCTTCATGCTATTAAGGTTATTAAGCGCATTGCGGCCTCTGATCGCATCTCCGGTATGATTATGCTTGGTGCAGCTTTAATTGGCTTTATGTGTGCCAATCTGTCATTCACGTACCCAGCTTTTGAATCCTTGCGTGAAACAGTTATAGCCATTCCATTTTTGCATCTCCATCTTACTGTTGACCAGTGGGCTCAGGACGGTTTGTTAACTATTTTCTTTCTTGTTGTTGGATTAGATTTGAAGAGAGAGCTAACTACAGGATCGCTATCTAATATGAAAGCTGCAGCAGTGCCGATGATCTCTGCTGTGGGCGGTATGATTGCGCCTGCTCTTATTTTTGTGGGTATTGTGTGCGCGTGGGGTTTGGCGTCAGGTGGAGTGGAAAGCGTGGCTAACGGGCAGACTTTCTCTCTTGCTCAAGTTAGTCAAGGCTGGGCTATTCCTACCGCGACTGATATTGCTTTCTCGTTGACGGTGCTTTCGCTTTTTGCACGGGCTATTCCGGGAGCTTTGCGAGCGTTCTTGATGACGCTGGCTACTGTTGATGATTTGTTAGGCATTATTATTATTGCTGTCTTTTTCTCGGAATTGCATCATGGATGGTGGGCCTTCGGCATTCTCGCTGGTGCGGCATTATGGTCATGGTCTATTCGTCGTCGTCATGTTCCGTGGATTCTTGTCGTTGCTGCAGGCATGATGATGTGGTTTAGTATGCATGAATTGGGTATTCATCCAACATTGTCTGGAGTGTTAGCAGGTTTACTTACTCCATCTCGACCACTTTATGCTGAACATGATGCGCGAGCAGGACGGTACTTGCACAAAATTGAGCCGTTCTCCGCATTGATTGCCTTGCCGATTTTTGCTTTCTTCGCCACAGGCGTGCATTTCGATGAACTCTCCCTAGGATTGTTCGCATCACCAGTTGTGCTTGGCGTGCTTATTGCCTTAGTTATCGGTAAACCTGTGGGTATTTTGATTTTCTCTTGGATATCTACTCATGTGTTGCGTTTTACTCTTCCAGCAGGTTTGAAGGTGCGCGATCTTATTCCCGTGTCCACAGCCTGCGGCATTGGATTTACTGTAGCTTTTCTCATGTCGTCCCTTGCTTATTCTCAACCAGAGTTGAGTAATGAAGCACGCTTTGGAGTACTTATTGGATCCCTCGTGTCTGCAGCCGTGGCTTCTGCTCTGCTGAAACGTCAATCTGATGGTTATGCTCGGAAAGCGGATGAGTGCTAA
- the rimI gene encoding ribosomal protein S18-alanine N-acetyltransferase encodes MNTETGSSLVDVWFEKLNLSDLDSLDIARIAQLEAQLFGVGAWSAGMVVQELEAPGRTYFVARCRDDNTIIAYAGLWFDGDDAQIMTIGVDQQFQGRHIATQLMRMIQEEAKQLGATRVLLEVATDNDIALSLYRSAGFEQLGLRKRYYQPENKDAYTMAYTIADKTVHPIGFSVPDNIAQSSREQE; translated from the coding sequence TTGAACACTGAAACAGGTAGCAGTCTTGTAGATGTCTGGTTTGAAAAACTTAATTTATCAGACCTAGACTCACTTGATATTGCGCGTATTGCACAGTTAGAAGCACAACTTTTTGGTGTTGGCGCGTGGAGCGCAGGTATGGTTGTGCAGGAGCTAGAAGCACCAGGGCGTACATATTTTGTGGCCAGGTGCCGTGACGATAACACCATTATTGCGTATGCTGGTCTGTGGTTCGATGGGGATGATGCCCAAATTATGACCATTGGAGTTGATCAGCAGTTCCAGGGGCGTCATATTGCCACACAGCTGATGCGCATGATACAAGAAGAAGCGAAACAGCTAGGTGCTACTCGCGTTTTGTTAGAAGTAGCAACAGATAATGATATTGCTTTATCTTTATATCGTTCAGCAGGTTTTGAACAATTAGGATTGCGCAAACGTTACTATCAGCCAGAAAATAAGGACGCATATACTATGGCTTACACGATTGCAGATAAAACTGTGCATCCGATTGGCTTTAGCGTACCGGATAATATAGCACAATCTTCACGCGAACAGGAGTAG
- a CDS encoding pyridoxamine kinase, whose product MTNDNVLYQRNPLYIPRVAAVHDMCGYGKCSLTAAIPILSAAGCDVCPVPTALFSAHTLYKTYTFHDTTSILSEYLDAWRAENVDLDAVYSGFLGSPEQVDLVERLYAEYPHALHLVDPVMGDGGHMYPTYTKELCEATERLAVGADILIPNLTEASILTHSEYPGQNISDDQVNTILDALLDLGAHNVVLKGIDREDGTLRNYVANENTRSAGKIELVHNKLPYMIHGTGDTFASSLSGAVLAGKPLDQAAHIAGEFVRKAMESTRNQPHFEERGVSFELVLGELTGLVQ is encoded by the coding sequence ATGACAAACGACAACGTGCTGTATCAGCGTAATCCTTTGTACATTCCACGCGTAGCAGCTGTACACGATATGTGTGGATACGGCAAGTGCTCTTTAACAGCAGCCATACCTATTCTCTCAGCAGCTGGATGTGATGTATGCCCAGTTCCTACAGCGCTCTTTTCAGCACATACTCTCTATAAGACCTATACTTTCCACGACACAACCTCCATCTTGTCTGAATATCTGGATGCATGGCGCGCGGAAAATGTTGATTTAGACGCCGTATATTCTGGCTTCCTCGGTTCTCCTGAACAAGTTGACCTCGTAGAGCGCTTATACGCAGAATATCCTCATGCTTTGCACTTAGTTGATCCTGTTATGGGTGACGGCGGTCATATGTATCCAACCTATACAAAGGAATTATGTGAAGCGACGGAGCGTTTGGCTGTGGGAGCAGATATTTTAATTCCTAATCTGACTGAAGCGTCCATTTTGACGCACAGTGAATATCCTGGCCAAAATATATCCGATGATCAGGTTAATACCATTCTTGATGCTCTCTTAGACTTGGGTGCTCATAATGTGGTTCTCAAGGGTATTGACCGTGAAGACGGTACGCTGCGTAACTATGTGGCGAATGAAAATACACGATCTGCAGGCAAAATTGAACTTGTACATAATAAGCTTCCTTACATGATTCACGGCACTGGTGACACATTTGCATCTTCCTTAAGCGGCGCTGTTTTAGCTGGTAAGCCATTGGACCAGGCTGCTCATATTGCGGGAGAATTCGTACGCAAAGCAATGGAATCTACACGCAATCAGCCTCATTTTGAAGAACGCGGCGTTAGCTTTGAACTCGTACTGGGTGAATTAACTGGTCTCGTGCAGTAA
- a CDS encoding tRNA (adenosine(37)-N6)-threonylcarbamoyltransferase complex ATPase subunit type 1 TsaE, producing MSERLILQAPTAEDMCTIGEKIAHLLRGGDIIVLSEPLGAGKTTFSQGIGRGLKIGEPVVSPTFTIARELNGQFSNGQPAHLVHVDAYRLPGSDNDDAMLAPQQAAHAAANRLLDELESLGLDEILEDPDENTVILMEWGSMMASVLAPGRLEILIDRSLDSSQTLSSQELTSEGTRTITLTAVDGTWEHRLHSLKQDLGREEA from the coding sequence GTGAGTGAACGCTTAATATTACAAGCTCCTACAGCTGAAGATATGTGCACAATAGGAGAAAAAATCGCTCACCTGCTGCGCGGTGGCGACATTATTGTGCTGTCTGAACCTTTAGGAGCAGGGAAAACAACATTTAGTCAGGGGATTGGACGTGGTCTTAAGATTGGCGAACCTGTTGTGTCGCCTACTTTTACGATTGCGCGCGAACTCAACGGTCAATTTAGTAATGGACAACCAGCGCATCTCGTGCACGTAGATGCGTATCGTTTACCAGGTTCAGATAACGATGATGCCATGCTTGCACCACAGCAAGCAGCCCATGCGGCAGCGAATAGACTTTTGGATGAACTAGAATCCTTAGGACTGGATGAAATTTTGGAAGACCCAGATGAGAATACGGTTATTCTTATGGAATGGGGCTCAATGATGGCTTCAGTTCTAGCGCCTGGTCGTTTAGAAATTCTTATAGACCGCAGCTTAGATAGTTCACAAACACTATCGAGCCAAGAACTCACCAGCGAGGGCACACGAACTATTACCCTTACTGCTGTAGATGGCACATGGGAACATCGCTTGCACAGCTTAAAGCAGGATCTGGGAAGAGAGGAAGCATAA
- a CDS encoding YifB family Mg chelatase-like AAA ATPase, translating into MHIGHVYTVAVTGMRTDTVTVQGFVSQGLPYFTVVGLPDAVLSQARERVKSACKTTHFKWPRTRITINLSPSSLPKHGSSFDLSIALCIFSAMHCINPALLDDTIIVGELGLDGSVLPITATLPIVLHARATGMARVIVPQANVEEARIVAGIDVIGVATLHDVLKVLGAPDSVIGPAPSGTSTATPASLMFDSENADTSVHEIERPQSLDFRDVVSHEDAKWALQLAAAGGHHVLMQGPPGVGKTMLASRLPSILPELDAEDSMELACIQSSQGKNLRFPLSHTPPFIRVHHNATLKSVVGGISGTSIVPGAMTRAHHGVLFIDEAPECERPVIQSLRIPLETGHVTVSRLRGHISYPAKFQLILAQNPCPCGRLWSTHGDCSCSPSELRRYRHRISGALRDRIDMKIDVRPVHSLMKNSNTTDSYSPLWGDHQHWDSEHMRENVRLARERCAARYRDVRWKLNAQASGAWLMDNTARPVIAPLNAQLEDESLSMRGVHKILRLAWTLADVSGKAQPDDYDIRCAQSLYCSGD; encoded by the coding sequence ATGCATATTGGACACGTCTATACCGTCGCTGTTACTGGAATGCGCACAGATACGGTAACAGTGCAAGGTTTTGTCTCTCAAGGTTTACCGTATTTTACTGTGGTTGGACTTCCCGATGCCGTGTTGAGTCAAGCTCGCGAGCGCGTAAAATCTGCGTGTAAAACAACTCATTTTAAGTGGCCACGCACGCGCATCACGATTAATTTATCGCCTTCATCTCTACCCAAGCATGGATCCAGTTTTGATTTAAGCATTGCGCTATGCATTTTCAGTGCTATGCATTGCATCAACCCAGCTCTATTAGATGACACCATTATTGTGGGAGAACTGGGACTAGATGGCTCTGTTCTGCCCATTACAGCAACCTTACCTATTGTTTTGCACGCCAGAGCTACGGGTATGGCACGCGTGATTGTTCCGCAAGCTAATGTTGAAGAGGCACGGATTGTAGCTGGTATTGATGTGATTGGCGTTGCTACACTCCACGATGTGCTGAAGGTGTTAGGCGCTCCCGACAGCGTGATTGGACCTGCACCCTCTGGCACCTCCACCGCTACTCCTGCGTCGCTCATGTTTGATAGCGAAAATGCTGATACGAGTGTGCACGAAATTGAACGCCCTCAATCTTTAGATTTTCGTGATGTTGTAAGCCACGAGGATGCGAAATGGGCTTTACAACTTGCAGCTGCAGGAGGACATCATGTGCTCATGCAGGGGCCTCCAGGAGTAGGTAAAACAATGTTGGCTTCCCGTTTGCCTTCTATTCTTCCTGAACTAGATGCTGAAGATAGCATGGAATTGGCATGCATCCAGTCTTCACAAGGTAAAAATCTGCGCTTCCCATTAAGTCATACTCCACCTTTTATTAGGGTTCATCATAACGCCACCCTCAAGTCTGTTGTAGGCGGAATATCGGGCACAAGCATTGTGCCGGGAGCCATGACGCGCGCTCATCATGGCGTTCTGTTCATTGATGAGGCTCCTGAATGCGAACGTCCGGTTATTCAATCTTTGCGCATACCGTTAGAAACTGGTCACGTTACCGTTTCCCGCCTGCGAGGACATATTAGTTATCCTGCAAAATTTCAACTGATTCTGGCACAGAACCCATGCCCGTGTGGCCGTTTATGGTCTACTCATGGAGATTGTTCGTGTTCCCCATCAGAATTACGTCGCTATCGTCACCGTATTTCTGGTGCTTTGCGTGACCGTATAGACATGAAAATTGATGTACGTCCTGTACATTCTTTGATGAAAAATTCTAACACTACTGATTCGTATAGTCCTTTATGGGGAGACCATCAGCATTGGGATTCTGAACATATGCGCGAAAATGTGCGATTAGCGCGTGAACGTTGTGCAGCACGATATCGTGACGTCAGGTGGAAGCTCAATGCTCAGGCCTCAGGTGCTTGGCTTATGGATAATACTGCTCGTCCTGTCATAGCACCTCTTAATGCTCAATTAGAAGACGAAAGTTTATCTATGCGAGGCGTTCATAAGATTTTACGGTTAGCGTGGACGCTTGCTGATGTGAGTGGAAAAGCGCAACCGGATGATTACGATATTCGCTGTGCTCAATCTCTCTATTGCTCAGGAGACTGA
- the holA gene encoding DNA polymerase III subunit delta, translated as MAKSAVHVVNGGDEYLNSLTLRRLLHDISAELPDMERIDVDASSADAYTFMESVSPSLLSDGAIVRVDNLENSSDDFMNALETFATEHRQRSIGDSVVICRKNAGQKGSGFVNRLKKAGAQIIDIPQLKKDRDYRSFITGECERYGRYMTGDAMSLLSGVLAGKTGEIASMCEQLCMDFDENPLTVDTVAQYMVNNPQVSGFEVSDKAMAGNLAGAIVDMRNSVAQGMAPIAIIGVLASHLRSIAKVAAVESGQISQADAKLTNTWLYNKAKRNLRGWTSQGLGRALQMCAWADEQCKRSGSDPLYALEKTLECITSHGTVIVEGMNS; from the coding sequence ATGGCTAAAAGTGCTGTTCATGTTGTTAATGGGGGAGATGAGTATCTCAATTCTCTGACTTTACGCAGACTATTGCACGATATCAGTGCTGAGCTTCCTGATATGGAGCGCATCGATGTCGACGCTTCTAGTGCCGACGCTTATACTTTTATGGAGTCTGTCAGTCCTTCATTGCTCTCTGATGGCGCCATTGTACGTGTGGATAATCTTGAAAATAGTAGCGATGATTTTATGAACGCTCTGGAGACATTCGCTACTGAACATCGGCAACGATCTATTGGAGATTCAGTTGTTATATGCCGTAAAAATGCAGGCCAAAAGGGTAGTGGATTCGTTAATCGTCTGAAAAAGGCTGGCGCACAAATTATTGATATTCCTCAGTTGAAGAAGGATCGAGATTATCGGTCATTTATTACTGGTGAATGCGAACGGTACGGACGATATATGACTGGTGATGCCATGTCTTTACTGTCTGGTGTTTTAGCTGGTAAAACAGGTGAAATTGCCTCCATGTGTGAACAGCTGTGTATGGATTTTGATGAGAATCCGCTTACAGTAGACACGGTTGCACAGTATATGGTGAATAATCCGCAGGTCAGTGGTTTTGAAGTTTCCGATAAAGCCATGGCTGGTAATCTTGCGGGAGCTATTGTTGATATGCGTAACTCGGTTGCTCAAGGCATGGCTCCTATTGCCATTATTGGTGTGCTCGCATCGCATTTGCGTTCGATTGCTAAAGTTGCTGCTGTAGAATCAGGTCAAATAAGTCAGGCTGACGCAAAACTAACAAATACATGGTTATATAACAAAGCCAAACGTAATTTACGTGGTTGGACTTCGCAAGGTCTCGGACGCGCTTTGCAAATGTGCGCATGGGCTGATGAGCAGTGTAAGCGTTCAGGCAGTGACCCACTGTATGCGTTAGAGAAAACCTTAGAATGTATCACATCACATGGCACAGTAATCGTAGAGGGAATGAATTCGTGA
- a CDS encoding MGMT family protein, with protein MSSQHEQSFSQRVYAVVRQIPRGSVATYGQVAQLIGAPRSARFVGYALHSNPQPGVIPCHRVVFKSGALASGFAFGGPDEQRLLLEDEGVHCRLVDGEFKVDLERYQWKG; from the coding sequence ATGTCATCGCAGCACGAGCAGAGTTTTTCACAACGCGTATATGCTGTTGTGCGTCAAATTCCACGAGGCAGCGTGGCAACCTATGGTCAGGTGGCGCAGCTGATAGGAGCGCCACGCAGCGCTCGATTTGTTGGTTATGCGCTGCATTCCAATCCGCAGCCAGGAGTGATTCCCTGCCATCGTGTGGTCTTTAAATCAGGAGCCTTAGCCTCTGGTTTTGCTTTTGGAGGACCCGATGAACAGCGTCTCTTACTGGAAGATGAGGGAGTGCACTGCCGACTGGTAGACGGCGAATTTAAGGTGGATTTAGAACGTTATCAGTGGAAGGGTTAG
- a CDS encoding TIGR00730 family Rossman fold protein, whose translation MHFTPEFDTDVEKMSADYVLAARDIQRLELIREEFRKGFELFGDLGPAICVFGSARIASDSEEYENGRRIGALLARKGYAVITGGGPGAMEAANRGAFEQGGTSVGIGIELPHEQGINPYVNIGMECHYFFTRKTMFMRYSEGLIVLPGGMGTLDELFEALTLVQTHKTSARAIVLFGSHYWFGLIDWLRTSVAASGKIKLDDVNQLVVTDDIEEAVHVATRGNK comes from the coding sequence ATGCATTTTACTCCTGAATTTGATACTGATGTTGAAAAAATGAGCGCTGATTACGTGTTAGCTGCACGTGATATTCAACGATTAGAACTCATTCGTGAAGAATTTCGTAAAGGCTTTGAGCTTTTTGGTGATTTAGGTCCCGCAATTTGTGTGTTTGGATCGGCACGTATTGCTTCAGATAGTGAAGAATATGAGAATGGTCGCCGCATTGGTGCTTTACTTGCTCGCAAAGGTTATGCTGTGATTACTGGCGGCGGTCCAGGAGCAATGGAGGCTGCGAACCGCGGCGCTTTTGAACAGGGCGGCACATCAGTGGGCATCGGTATTGAGCTGCCTCATGAGCAAGGAATTAACCCTTATGTAAATATTGGGATGGAATGTCATTACTTTTTCACTCGTAAAACTATGTTTATGAGATATTCGGAAGGTCTTATAGTTCTTCCAGGTGGAATGGGGACTTTAGATGAGCTTTTTGAGGCACTCACTCTAGTGCAAACTCATAAAACGTCAGCGCGTGCGATTGTACTTTTTGGCTCTCACTATTGGTTCGGTCTTATTGACTGGTTACGTACGTCTGTGGCGGCATCAGGAAAAATTAAGCTCGATGATGTGAACCAGCTGGTTGTTACCGATGATATTGAAGAAGCAGTTCATGTAGCAACTCGAGGAAACAAGTAA